A DNA window from Halichondria panicea chromosome 16, odHalPani1.1, whole genome shotgun sequence contains the following coding sequences:
- the LOC135350245 gene encoding uncharacterized protein LOC135350245, whose translation MNGNSTFQERSVKSLSKSAMSSQLSSEVASQLDLSVIRYSRVVEDHRVLSHAFNIVPDQDTVLSITSSGDNVLNLLLERPKKIVAIDMSHAQTSILELKLTAIRHLSYHDFLVLIGEVAATGDEREAVFQTMKHHLPPQAKVFWEDRVDTIREGVATSGRLQKYLIKMMRDQLSETVGDQVMDSMFSAQSVEEQRQIFQSMPQDKVEAIVRALCDKNNALKGRSPAQQKYLSDISQDFIADTLLTGFNRVSSEVSLKDNFYFNWICVGERGYNPESRPEFAPPYLREENFLALRGLVARVDVHTTSLEDYLSLPDIPLFNKINLSDMFEYMSAENTERFFSLLSDNMAVGARVAYWNLILHRLPQKCPSLQHLSQLSKELHKKDRLFFYSEVCVIEKTN comes from the exons atgaatggtaactcaacttttcaag AGAGGAGTGTGAAATCTTTATCAAAGAGTGCTATGTCGTCCCAACTGAGCAGTGAGGTGGCTTCTCAGCTGGATCTATCTGTAATCCGATACAGTCGTGTGGTGGAGGACCACAGAGTGCTGTCCCATGCCTTCAACATTGTCCCAGACCAGGACACTGTGCTCTCCATTACAAG TTCTGGTGACAATGTACTCAATCTTCTGCTCGAGCGACCAAAGAAAATAG TTGCCATTGATATGAGCCATGCACAGACATCAATTCTGGAGCTGAAGCTTACTGCTATCCGTCACCTCAGTTACCATGACTTCCTAGTGTTGATAGGAGAGGTTGCGGCCACTGGTGATGAAAGAGAGGCTGTGTTCCAGACGATGAAACACCACCTACCACCACAAGCAAAG GTTTTCTGGGAAGATCGTGTTGATACAATCAGGGAAGGAGTAGCCACGTCAGGTCGACTACAAAAGTACCTGATTAAGATGATGCGAGACCAGCTGTCAGAGACAGTAGGAGATCAAGTAATGGACAGTATGTTCAGTGCCCAGAGTGTAGAGGAGCAGAGGCAAATCTTCCAGTCCATGCCCCAGGACAAAGTGGAGGCTATTGTGAG GGCACTCTGTGACAAAAACAATGCATTAAAAGGTCGATCGCCAGCACAACAAAAGTATTTGTCAGACATTAGTCAGGACTTCATTGCGGACACATTACTGACAGGGTTCAATCGAGTCAGCTCAGAAGTGAGCCTCAAAGACAACTTCTATTTTAATTGGATTTGTGTTGGAGAGAGGGGGTATAATCCAGAGAGCCGTCCAGAGTTTGCCCCTCCCTACCTCAGAGAAGAGAACTTCCTGGCTCTAAGG ggccTTGTCGCCAGGGTGGATGTACATACTACTTCTTTGGAGGACTATCTCAGTCTCCCTGACATACCACTTTTCAACAAA ATCAACCTCTCTGACATGTTTGAGTACATGAGTGCTGAAAAtacagagcgctttttcagTCTTCTATCTGACAATATGGCAGTTGGTGCCCGAGTGGCCTACTGGAACCTGATCCTCCACCGACTCCCCCAAAAGTGTCCCTCGCTGCAACATCTGAGCCAACTCTCCAAAGAGTTACATAAGAAAGATAGACTGTTCTTTTATTCTGAGGTGTGTGTTATTGAGAAGACCAACTAG
- the LOC135350227 gene encoding mannosyl-oligosaccharide 1,2-alpha-mannosidase IA-like yields the protein MAQLPLYYNKNKLVGPKSTTKRWKEYYLLVITIVGFIILIAGVLWFVPGMEEDKSYNKAYDSFTALGDVDIVETRKPTPELPVLRRDVEDPRSRKLEQELPPGPEPSTEDKHPPKVKEDTPIQKESRDQSENGGHVSEELNENVQVEVNDDRGAVIDESAETRQRREKVVDMARHAWQGYVDYAWGENELKPITKRGHSASIFGKNTRLGATIVDSLDTLYIMGLTDQFNQAKEWVKNSLDLNQVQSDVSVFEMNIRFTGGFLSAYALSGDEMFKEKAVQIVDKLLPAFNTPSGIPKSLVNFKTGATKNWGWASGGSSILAEFGSLHLEFQYLSEITKNPLYLEKVNHIRDHLKGLSKPDGLYPNFLNPNTGNWGSKHISLGALGDSFYEYLLKSWLVTSKKDIDGRDMFYDALNAIERHLVKKTSNGLTYLTDLKNGKPDNKMQHLACFSGGLFALASHHAINGQSEHYMDIAKGLANVCHESYQRSATKLGPESFRISNSGDFSSRTNEKMYLLRPETVETYFVLWRFTHDQKYRDWGWEVIQALEENCRVASGGYTGIKDVFKSQPPKDDVQQSFFIAETLKYLYLLYTDDSIYSLDNWVLNTEAHPLPVLSGIPMSNDL from the exons atgGCTCAGTTACCTCTCTACTACAACAAGAACAAACTAGTTGGACCTAAATCAACGACAAAACGATGGAAGGAGTACTATCTATTAGTCATAACAATAGTAGGGTTCATTATTCTAATTGCTGGGGTTCTTTGGTTTGTTCCTGGTATGGAAGAGGATAAAAGTTACAACAAAGCATATGATAGCTTCACAGCTCTTGGAGATGTCGATATCGTGGAAACTCGCAAGCCCACACCGGAGTTACCCGTTCTCCGAAGAGATGTGGAAGACCCGAGAAGTCGTAAACTGGAGCAAGAGTTGCCCCCTGGCCCTGAACCTAGCACTGAAGACAAACACCCGcccaaagtgaaggaagacaCTCCGATACAGAAGGAAAGCCGTGACCAATCTGAGAATGGTGGCCATGTTTCAGAGGAGCTGAACGAGAATGTTCAGGTGGAAGTTAACGACGACAGAGGAGCTGTGATTGATGAGAGTGCAGAAACCAGGCAAAGAAGGGAAAAAGTTGTTGAT atgGCCCGCCATGCCTGGCAGGGATATGTGGACTACGCCTGGGGTGAGAATGAGTTGAAACCAATCACAAAGCGAGGACACTCAGCGTCCATCTTTGGCAAGAACACGCGTCTTGGAGCCACCATAGTGGACAGCCTGGACACACTGTACATCATGGGCCTCACTGACCAGTTTAATCAGGCCAAAGAGTGGGTCAAAAACTCTCTCGACCTAAACCAG GTTCAGAGTGATGTGTCGGTGTTTGAGATGAACATCCGCTTCACTGGTGGGTTCCTCTCTGCCTATGCTCTCAGTGGGGACGAG ATGTTCAAGGAGAAGGCAGTGCAGATAGTAGATAAACTCCTGCCAGCTTTCAACACACCCTCGGGGATACCCAAGAGTCTCGTCAACTTTAAAAC AGGTGCCACCAAGAACTGGGGGTGGGCATCTGGTGGATCATCAATCCTGGCTGAGTTTGGCTCTCTGCACCTCGAGTTTCAGTATCTCTCTGAAATCACTAAAAACCCTCTATACCTGGAGAAG gtgaatcaTATTCGTGACCATCTCAAAGGCCTCTCTAAACCTGATGGACTTTATCCGAATTTCCTTAACCCAAACACTGGCAACTGGGGAAGCA agCACATTTCACTGGGTGCTTTGGGAGATAGTTTCTACGAGTATCTGCTCAAGTCGTGGCTGGTAACCAGCAAGAAGGACATAGATGGAAGAGACATGTTCTATGATGCTCTGAATGCTATTGAGAGGCACTTGGTCAAGAAAACCTCCAACGGACTCACCTATCTCACTGATCTCAAGAATGGAAAACCTGACAACAAAATGCAACACTTG GCCTGTTTCTCTGGTGGTCTGTTTGCCTTGGCTTCACATCATGCCATCAATGGTCAGTCTGAGCACTACATGGATATTGCTAAAGGCTTGGCCAATGTCTGTCACGAGTCCTACCAAAGATCAG ccactaAACTAGGTCCAGAGTCATTCAGGATCTCCAACTCGGGTGATTTTTCGAGCAGAACCAATGAGAAGATGTACCTACTGCGGCCAGAGACTGTGGAGACGTACTTTGTACTGTGGAGGTTTACTCACGATCAGAAGTATAGAGACTGGGGCTGGGAAGTCATACAA gCGCTTGAGGAGAACTGCCGCGTGGCCTCTGGGGGCTACACTGGAATCAAAGATGTCTTCAAATCGCAACCTCCCAAAGACGATGTCCAACAAAGCTTCTTCATAGCAGAGACCCTCAAGTATCTGTACCTTCTGTACACAGACGATTCTATATACTCGTTAGACAACTGGGTATTGAACACTGaggcacaccccctcccagtTTTATCGGGTATTCCTATGTCCAACGACTTATAG
- the LOC135350258 gene encoding pyridoxal kinase-like: MTSTKRVLSIQSHVSRGYVGNCAATFPLQILGYDVDTIHSVQFSNHTGYKVFKGQVLDSANLADIIDGLRSNNLLNYSHLLTGYVGAKSFLEQVHSLVLELKANNKDMMFVCDPVMGDNGKWYVPQELLPVYRDQLIPLADVITPNKFEAELLSGISIKTEEDGMKVIEFLLSLGAKAVVLTSMEHEVKPDVLVLLAKKQTGECARVEMPKIPAHFTGTGDLFSALLLAWSHEPLQTACEKTVSTVHLVLQRTLRHALELSGGATPTAEQIELRLIQSKEDIERPPLINKLLF; the protein is encoded by the exons ATGACCTCTACCAAACGTGTACTCTCCATCCAAAGCCATGTTTCCAGAGGCTATGTAGGAAATTGTGCTGCAACATTCCCTCTACAG ATACTTGGATACGATGTGGACACGATACATTCTGTTCAGTTCTCGAATCACACAG GTTATAAAGTGTTCAAGGGACAAGTTCTTGACTCAGCCAATCTTGCCGATATCATTGACGGACTTCGCAGTAATAATCTGTTAAACTATTCACATCTTCTCACAG GGTATGTTGGAGCCAAGTCGTTTCTTGAGCAGGTGCACTCGCTAGTATTGGAGCTGAAGGCAAACAATAAGGACATGATGTTTGTGTGCGACCCAGTCATGGGGGACAATGGGAAATGG TATGTACCCCAAGAACTGCTGCCTGTGTACAGAGACCAGTTGATACCATTGGCTGATGTCATCACACCAAACAAGTTCGAAGCAGA ATTGCTCTCTGGAATATCAATAAAAACTGaagaagatggaatgaag GTAATTGAATTTCTCCTTTCTTTGGGAGCAAAGGCAGTTGTCCTCACTAGCATGGAGCATGAGGTCAAGCCTGATGTGTTGGTGTTACTTGCCAAGAAACAGACAG GTGAATGTGCAAGAGTTGAAATGCCAAAGATTCCTGCCCATTTTACGGGAACAGGAGACCTATTCTCTGCTCTACTATTAGCCTGGAGTCATGAGCCGTTGCAG ACTGCTTGTGAGAAAACCGTGTCCACAGTGCACTTGGTATTACAAAGAACATTACGACACGCATTAG AGCTTTCTGGTGGTGCCACTCCCACTGCAGAGCAGATAGAGCTCAGACTGATTCAGAGCAAAGAGGACATTGAGAGACCTCCTCTAATTAATAAACTCTTATTTTAa
- the LOC135350214 gene encoding fibroblast growth factor receptor 2-like, which translates to MLHESKMYFTVQLRVLLFLTSAVLLWAQPEGDGPLCSSTAPVHSTCTPLAGADWVSGLTADTISFSVVTLSWTPHPLEPLNMQGTYEIWWRRFKEAPPLLEWRLSQQLNESIFNATSNTLSKTIDELQHNTPYEMRVCVSPAPNQTSDDPSPPECGYCTLCFQTKNASICLLRTIRRETSSEELTLTCEASSDPPSNIRWNALINGTRVPLKDNSDFSIDGSTNFQAVPPITISNLEYNPDNEEVMNPNCVIDNGFDILKIRYTSFTEESANSIELLSAMVEFRSEGVTRFTCEAASDPPSSITWDTRISDSTREALDGGTNPNYSISGSVDVEAMPPITVSYLEYNPDNVDFTVPDCFIRNGFDTLRVRNPSFTEVTPGPPTSGDISLVDARFELLTNGTNVYICEVTSSTTLEFTWEVRMEGSRVPLLTDNPNTPYVIVTDVDSTISPIFSSSRIFFSPNSVSFDDPECVVRNEMGSLLRVRMSEFILVPTDVNAVVVTLPLWAILLLVVLPFFVIASLVGMGIACKCLSIKREKRIIASSIEKMKNANDYTTSVPLKAVSNSDPDSSILYGPLETALPSHMIVPSSDIKVSTVIGQGEFGVVYKGTLNQNNHRELVAVKTLKGIFASAADIQSFTEEILILQQFNHPNVMSLIGVCLGADKVGGGPSIILPFMSKGSLLNFLRKEADRLRPSKDADVTQIGAVEKSLIQICLQVAKGMEYLASQRFVHRDLAARNCMIDQYNQIKVGDFGLSEDIYAKNYFRQTSSDGVKLPVKWMALESLKLGVFSEKSDVWSYGVTCWEVFSCGEIPYPGVHPQQVLELLEQGQRLRKPGNPACSYEMYSALLLCWEVNPDNRKTFTELCSIMEAQLHSMSDYLDLNLIANTQFSDTTAAVPEESPYEMADDSADREVPRSDSRAYDNVADDAHDSTSVDMLYERAPEDNTYIGV; encoded by the exons ATGCTGCATGAAAGCAAAATGTACTTTACTGTTCAGTTGAGAGTTCTTTTGTTCCTTACTAGTGCAGTGCTGCTGTGGGCACAACCTGAAGGAGATGGG CCACTGTGTTCATCTACTGCTCCTGTGCACTCAACCTGCACTCCGTTAGCTGGAGCTGACTGGGTGTCTGGACTGACTGCTGATACAATCAGCTTCTCTGTTGTAACTCTATCATGGACCCCGCATCCGCTCGAGCCTCTTAACATGCAAGGGACTTACGAGATATGGTGGAGAAGATTCAAAGAAGCCCCTCCTCTTCTTGAATGGAGATTATCACAACAA CTTAACGAGTCTATTTTCAACGCCACCTCCAATACATTGAGCAAAACGATTGACGAGCTgcaacacaacacaccatATGAGATGAGGGTGTGTGTCTCCCCTGCACCCAACCAAACCTCTGATGATCCATCTCCTCCTGAGTGTGGATACTGTACTCTCTGCTTCCAGACCAAGAATG CCTCTATCTGTTTATTAAGGACCATAAGAAGAGAAACGTCATCAGAGGAACTCACTCTCACCTGTGAAGCTTCCAGTGACCCTCCTTCCAACATCAGATGGAATGCTCTAATTAATGGAACTAGAGTCCCTTTAAAGGATAATTCAGATTTTTCCATAGACGGTTCTACAAATTTCCAAGCGGTGCCCCCTATTACAATCAGCAACCTTGAGTATAATCCGGACAATGAGGAGGTTATGAATCCCAACTGTGTTATTGATAATGGCTTTGACATATTGAAAATCAGATACACATCATTCACGGAGGAGTCTGCCA ACTCCATTGAGCTATTGAGTGCCATGGTTGAGTTCCGATCAGAAGGAGTCACTCGCTTCACTTGTGAAGCAGCCAGTGATCCTCCATCCTCCATAACTTGGGACACTAGAATATCTGACAGCACAAGGGAAGCTTTAGACGGTGGCACAAATCCAAATTACTCCATAAGTGGATCTGTGGATGTTGAAGCTATGCCCCCCATAACTGTTAGCTACCTTGAGTACAATCCGGACAATGTGGACTTCACGGTTCCTGACTGTTTTATCCGAAACGGTTTTGATACATTGCGAGTCAGAAACCCATCTTTTACTGAGGTCACTCCAGGTCCACCTACCA GCGGAGACATCTCTTTGGTGGATGCACGCTTTGAGCTCTTAACTAATGGCACCAATGTTTACATCTGTGAGGTGACGTCTTCCACTACCCTCGAGTTCACGTGGGAAGTGAGGATGGAAGGATCAAGAGTCCCTCTCCTCACTGACAACCCGAATACTCCCTACGTCATAGTGACTGATGTGGACTCCACTATTAGCCCCATCTTTAGCAGCAGTAGGATCTTCTTTAGCCCGAACTCCGTGAGCTTCGATGATCCGGAATGTGTAGTCAGGAATGAAATGGGCTCACTACTTAGAGTTAGGATGTCGGAATTTATTCTTGTCCCAACTG aTGTCAATGCTGTTGTTGTGACTCTACCGTTGTGGGCTATCCTTCTATTGGTGGTGTTACCTTTCTTCGTGATAGCCAGTCTGGTCGGAATGGGGATAGCATGCAAATGTCTGTCCATCAAGAGAGAAAAGAGAATAATAGCATCCAGCATTGAGAA AATGAAGAATGCTAATGATTACACAACATCTGTACCCCTGAAGGCAGTTTCCAATAGTGACCCTGACTCTA GCATTCTTTATGGGCCGCTAGAAACTGCGCTACCCAGTCACATGATAGTGCCCAGCTCGGACATCAAGGTCTCCACTGTTATTGGTCAAG GTGAATTTGGTGTGGTGTACAAGGGAACACTCAACCAGAATAATCACCGAGAGTTGGTGGCAGTGAAAACACTTAAAG GCATCTTTGCGAGTGCTGCTGACATACAGAGCTTCACAGAGGAGATCCTGATTCTCCAACAATTCAACCATCCCAATGTCATGTCTCTGATCGGAGTGTGTCTAGGTGCTGACAAAGTGGGAGGGGGTCCATCCATCATCCTACCGTTTATGTCTAAAGGAAGCTTACTCAACTTCCTCAGGAAAGAAGCCGACCGACTGAGACCCTCAAAGGATGCTGACGTCACACAA ATTGGAGCTGTTGAGAAAAGTCTTATTCAGATCTGTCTGCAAGTGGCCAAAGGAATGGAATACTTGGCTAGTCAGAGGTTTGTCCACAGGGATCTGGCTGCAAGGAACTGCAT GATTGACCAATATAACCAGATTAAAGTTGGTGATTTCGGTCTGAGTGAAGATATCTATGCCAAAAACTATTTTAGACAAACTTCTAGTGATGGAGTCAAACTACCTGTCAAGTGGATGGCTCTAGAGAGCTTGAAATTGGGGGTATTTTCAGAGAAATCAGATGTG TGGTCATATGGTGTGACTTGCTGGGAGGTATTCTCTTGTGGGGAAATCCCCTACCCAGGGGTCCACCCCCAGCAGGTGCTGGAGCTCCTAGAACAAGGGCAACGTCTCAGGAAGCCGGGAAATCCAGCATGCTCCTATGAAAT GTACTCAGCGCTCCTCTTATGCTGGGAAGTCAATCCTGACAACCGCAAAACATTTACAGAGCTATGCTCAATAATGGAGGCACAGCTCCACTCAATGTCCGACTACCTGGACCTTAACCTCATTGCCAACACACAATTCAGCGACACAACTGCAGCTGTGCCCGAGGAGAGTCCCTATGAGATGGCCGATGATAGTGCAGACAGGGAagtccctcgaagtgattcaAGAGCCTACGACAATGTGGCTGATGATGCCCATGACAGTACAAGTGTCGACATGCTGTATGAAAGAGCTCCCGAGGACAATACGTACATTGGTGTGTAG
- the LOC135350248 gene encoding centrosomal protein 43-like, with product MAGEEDVELRDLVAQTLETKGVLGKIRAQLRASVFLALEEHDSEKKPHPLASSKLAEFLKTKDGQLTTALVREFLEFFELDYTCAVFDPESNALESYPGRGKLAQDIGVDSEASTTTPLLASILHKSRHSPPPPSVAVKQLTFPEQATDSQIVNRTANSIHRRPLDDSQLPPLSQGKLGQLKENDSSHNNSTFTPSLQPFLTNSLNTNENSNLRPKEVPKDVHPHTVTQNGLDEPRNLVDISMDSLNNRGIHAELGETFTGDNSLDVDKLLNSSEDLDKVAQLAGVKTEESGRDELDDFFDNALPSKSNPSDPNSYMSEDLSAPLSSITGKFETEDLTLSENSVPDDFDYSEQVHS from the exons ATGGCGGGTGAAGAGGACGTTGAGTTGAGAGATCTGGTTGCACAGACGCTAGAGACAAAAGGTGTACTCGGGAAGATAAGG GCTCAGTTGAGGGCGTCTGTGTTCTTGGCTTTGGAGGAACACGATTCTGAGAAG AAACCACATCCACTGGCTAGCTCTAAACTTGCCGAGTTCTTGAAGACAAAAGATGGACAATTGACTACAGCTTTAGTTCGAGAGTTTTTAGAATTTTTTGAGTTGGACTACACGTGTGCTGTCTTCGACCCTGAATCAAACGCT TTGGAGAGCTATCCTGGTCGGGGAAAGCTTGCTCAAGATATTGGCGTTGACTCAGAAGCGTCCACGACTACTCCTCTACTAGCTAGCATCCTCCATAAGTCAAGGCACTCTCCTCCTCCTCCGTCAGTTGCCGTAAAGCAGCTCACATTCCCCGAGCAAGCCACAGACTCTCAAATAGTCAATAGAACTGCTAACTCAATTCATAGAAGGCCACTTGATGATTCACAACTCCCCCCGTTGAGTCAAGGAAAACTTGGACAGCTAAAAGAAAACGATAGTAGTCACAATAACAGCACATTCACTCCGTCACTACAACCCTTCCTTACCAACTCACTTAATACAAATGAGAACAGTAACCTCCGCCCTAAGGAAGTGCCTAAGGACGTACACCCTCACACGGTCACTCAGAATGGTCTGGATGAACCACGGAACTTAGTGGATATTAGTATGGACTCACTCAACAACAGAGGAATACACGCTGAGCTTGGGGAAACCTTCACCGGTGACAACAGTTTGGATGTGGACAAATTATTAAACTCATCCGAAGACTTGGACAAAGTGGCACAGTTAGCAGGTGTAAAAACAGAAGAATCGGGTCGAGATGAATTAGATGACTTCTTCGACAATGCCCTCCCCTCCAAAAGCAACCCAAG TGATCCAAACAGTTACATGTCTGAAGACCTTTCTGCTCCATTATCAAGCATCACAGGAAAA TTTGAGACGGAGGACTTGACTCTATCTGAAAACAGTGTACCCGATGATTTTGACTACTCTGAGCAAGTTCACTCATAA
- the LOC135350242 gene encoding protein MFI-like, giving the protein MISNEEARSILNNTIFPDESDPTYSYCLSKTKRKNAVLSRSEHCNIAAAIQIQSVWRGHRTRQKLRTIFGCQSSEKSLDCFCPRVKSRYEEYLRWCHEQGLDLKSSSTIISFEDYCARIIQSWWKRLDVKRRRQEGSWRGGMRSRPSRSSAMGKGRRRLDPHNAAVIIQRAWRRHNDVRVYKFYRDLINFKGKGDPKMMLRCINPAEAKLFDRAAGAHVKFRLGGVTFPPNIYYKVFTLRPIVDLCAYSPRDYTAMAYKQKLPRDVHNRGKGAPPSNDKANWYKRHENNGWRPVSDRVFLSTHLDPITVETSAKQKSFHYSKVKRKDELERKRKQKKIGWLRKMYQEGMLQAHSTTTTSAVQLAADQLMELSDTHPEVVEDEDIDDLLSWTNALNFDEYITDWHISASTTFSDMQGKQDPYELTLTAPT; this is encoded by the exons ATGATATCTAACGAGGAGGCAAGAAGTATACTGAATAATACCATTTTTCCAG ATGAAAGTGATCCTACATACTCCTATTGTCTTTCCAAGACCAAAAGAAAG AATGCAGTGTTGTCAAGAAGTGAGCATTGTAACATTGCAGCAGCTATCCAGATACAGAGTGTCTGGAGAGGTCACAGGACTAG GCAAAAGCTAAGAACTATCTTTGGATGTCAATCTTCAGAAAAG TCACTTGACTGCTTCTGCCCTAGAGTGAAGTCCAGATATGAGGAGTACCTTCGCTGGTGTCACGAGCAGGGTCTGGATCTCAAGTCCTCCTCAACTATCATATCGTTTGAGGATTACTGTGCTAGGATCATCCAGTCATGGTGGAAGAGGCTTGATGTTAAAAGGCGTCGGCAAGAGGGCTCTTGGCGTGGAGGTATGCGTTCTAGGCCCTCTAGGAGCTCTGCCATGGGTAAAGGTAGGAGGAGGTTGGATCCTCACAATGCTGCAGTTATCATTCAGAGAGCATGGAGGAGACATAAT GATGTGAGAGTGTACAAGTTCTACAGAGATCTTATCAACTTTAAAGGCAAGGGTGATCCCAAGATGATGCTACGTTGCATCAATCCTGCTGAGGCCAAACTATTTGATAGGGCCGCTGGAGCACATGTTAAGTTTAGATTGGGAGGG GTGACCTTTCCACCTAACATATACTACAAGGTGTTCACTCTTCGACCCATTGTGGACCTGTGTGCGTACAGTCCCAGAGACTACACAGCCATGGCGTACAAGCAGAAGCTACCACGAGACGTACATAATCGTGGAAAAGGAGCACCCCCTTCGAACG ATAAAGCTAACTGGTATAAGAGGCACGAGAATAATGGCTGGAGACCTGTGTCTGACAGA GTCTTTCTGAGCACCCATCTAGATCCTATCACTGTGGAAACATCAGCAAAACAGAAGAGCTTTCATTATTCCAAA GTGAAGAGAAAGGATGAGCTAGAGAGAAAAAGAAAGCAGAAAAAGATTGGATGGCTAAGAAAAAT GTACCAAGAAGGAATGTTACAGGCCCACAGCACTACCACCACATCTGCTGTCCAGTTGGCAGCTGACCAGCTTATGGAGTTATCTGACACACACCCTGAGGTGGTCGAGGATGAGGACATTGATGATCTACTGTCCTGGACCAACGCACTTAACTTTGACGA GTACATCACAGACTGGCATATTTCGGCTTCTACTACATTTTCAGACATGCAAGGAAAACAAGATCCATACGAGCTCACATTAACTGCACCAACTTAA
- the LOC135350257 gene encoding pyridoxal kinase-like, whose protein sequence is MASVKRVLSIQGHPTRGYAGNTSATFTLQISGFDVDTIHSAQFSNHPGYKVFGTGPVLSAQDLINIIDGLRENDLLTYSHLLIGYIADKSFLEQVHSVALELKEKNKDLMFVCDPVLGDNGAYYVPQELQPVYKEKLIPIADLITPNTFEAEKLTGITIETEEDAMKAIDKLLSFGPKTVFLTSMQHETKPDVLVTLGKNQKGEYARVEMPRIPALFTGTGDMFCALLLAWSCEPLQIACEKAVCIVNAMLKKTLSYALEMSGGGPPKVEHLELRLIQNTDIIKSPPPISELFL, encoded by the exons ATGGCGTCTGTCAAGAGAGTTCTGTCTATCCAAGGGCATCCTACAAGAGGTTATGCAGGCAACACCTCAGCAACCTTCACTCTCCAG ATTTCTGGCTTTGATGTGGATACTATACACTCTGCTCAATTCTCAAACCATCCTG GTTACAAGGTGTTTGGTACTGGACCAGTTCTTTCTGCACAGGACCTCATCAACATAATCGATGGACTACGAGAAAACGACCTGCTCACGTACTCACATCTGCTCATAG GGTATATTGCCGACAAGTCATTTCTTGAGCAAGTGCACTCTGTAGCTCTAGAGCTGAAGGAGAAAAACAAGGACTTGATGTTTGTGTGTGATCCAGTCTTGGGGGACAATGGAGCATAC TATGTACCTCAGGAGCTACAGCCAGTGTACAAGGAGAAACTCATACCAATAGCTGATCTCATTACACCCAACACGTTTGAAGCAGA AAAACTGACTGGAATTACAATAGAGACTGAAGAAGATGCAATGAAG GCAATCGACAAGCTGCTCTCCTTTGGACCAAAGACGGTATTCCTTACCAGTATGCAGCATGAGACAAAACCTGATGTGCTTGTAACTCTCGGCAAGAACCAGAAGG GTGAATATGCTCGAGTTGAAATGCCGAGAATTCCAGCCCTGTTTACTGGGACAGGGGACATGTTCTGTGCCCTACTGTTAGCCTGGAGTTGTGAGCCGTTGCAG ATTGCCTGTGAGAAAGCAGTCTGCATAGTAAATGCAATGCTGAAGAAGACATTGAGCTATGCTTTGG aaATGTCTGGTGGTGGCCCACCTAAAGTGGAGCACCTGGAGCTCAGATTAATTCAAAACACGGACATCATCAAATCGCCCCCTCCGATCAGTGAACTCTTCTTGTGA